In Aliiglaciecola sp. LCG003, a genomic segment contains:
- the ccmI gene encoding c-type cytochrome biogenesis protein CcmI, translating into MSNYWFGVALLSCVGVLILVFPWIRRGNRHQQDVLTNTQIIRQRMLELEREVGEGLIAAEDKDSAVKELKLALVDENQPLQNTQHSASGIMLLGLVVALSVCGWIYYKSNEVQDIASWQQVTQHSSELAKRIVVDADPSVTVKDLEDFALAMRTKLLNTPDDHIGWLLLGRIHASLNRLDSALQAFEKAYALAPNHGGVLSSYSQTLVLTGEESYLRQAEGLIRRSIELDPNDYNALGMLAVTSTQLGETQQAIDSWRKLQQKLSGDDPMQLEIQKRIAALSGDAEDVAETSVMVAIDISQELKDKLPENAFLIVFAQDANSDLRMPAAVVKSRLANLPVQVRLSDANAMMPTFKLSQLTQARLVARISIDENVAPASGDLQGEVVVTLQPGKQFTQKITIDKELL; encoded by the coding sequence GTGAGTAATTATTGGTTTGGAGTCGCACTACTGAGCTGTGTTGGTGTGTTGATTCTAGTCTTTCCGTGGATACGCCGCGGTAATCGCCATCAGCAGGATGTGTTAACTAACACACAAATTATTCGTCAGCGTATGCTAGAGCTTGAGCGCGAGGTTGGCGAGGGGCTGATTGCAGCAGAAGACAAAGACAGCGCGGTCAAAGAGTTGAAGCTTGCCTTGGTGGATGAAAACCAGCCTTTACAAAATACCCAACATTCAGCCTCTGGCATTATGCTGCTAGGGCTAGTCGTTGCGTTATCAGTGTGTGGGTGGATTTACTACAAAAGTAATGAAGTTCAGGATATTGCCAGTTGGCAGCAAGTGACACAACACTCATCCGAATTAGCTAAACGTATTGTGGTGGATGCGGACCCTAGTGTAACCGTTAAAGATTTAGAAGATTTCGCCCTAGCCATGCGAACCAAGTTGCTTAACACCCCAGATGATCATATTGGTTGGCTGCTACTGGGCCGGATCCACGCGTCATTAAATCGATTGGACAGCGCCTTGCAGGCGTTTGAAAAGGCGTACGCTCTGGCGCCAAATCATGGCGGTGTCTTATCTAGCTACAGTCAAACACTTGTATTAACCGGCGAGGAATCTTATCTTCGCCAAGCCGAAGGCCTGATTAGGCGCTCCATCGAGCTAGACCCGAATGATTATAATGCATTGGGAATGTTGGCGGTGACTTCTACTCAGTTAGGCGAAACGCAACAGGCAATTGATAGTTGGCGGAAACTGCAACAAAAATTGTCCGGTGACGATCCTATGCAGTTGGAAATACAAAAAAGGATTGCCGCTTTGAGCGGGGACGCTGAGGATGTAGCTGAAACCTCGGTTATGGTTGCGATCGATATTAGCCAAGAATTGAAAGACAAATTACCCGAAAACGCATTTTTGATTGTTTTCGCACAAGATGCAAACAGTGACTTACGTATGCCAGCTGCCGTGGTGAAAAGCCGTCTAGCCAATTTACCGGTGCAAGTTAGGTTATCTGATGCGAATGCCATGATGCCAACGTTTAAATTGTCACAATTAACCCAAGCACGCTTAGTCGCCAGGATATCAATTGATGAAAATGTGGCACCTGCATCAGGGGATCTGCAAGGAGAGGTAGTGGTAACGCTGCAACCAGGAAAGCAGTTTACCCAAAAAATTACCATTGATAAGGAACTATTGTAA
- a CDS encoding cytochrome c-type biogenesis protein, with product MKTLIALMSCMLFGIASIGAAEQAYEFTDPVKQQLFLDLTQELRCPQCQNQNIADSDAMIAHDLRRKVYELLQQGKSHEEVVDFMKSRYGDFVSYQPPVTPLTIWLWLLPVLFIVTGMIFVFNKRSKQPTEFDQDKLDQADSLLEKDK from the coding sequence ATGAAGACCTTAATTGCCTTAATGAGTTGTATGTTGTTTGGCATAGCTAGTATAGGTGCTGCAGAGCAAGCCTATGAGTTTACCGACCCGGTCAAACAACAATTATTTTTAGACTTAACCCAAGAATTACGCTGTCCTCAATGTCAGAATCAAAATATTGCGGATTCAGATGCGATGATTGCTCACGACTTACGCCGCAAGGTATACGAGCTTTTGCAACAAGGTAAAAGCCACGAAGAAGTGGTCGACTTTATGAAATCCCGTTACGGTGATTTCGTCTCGTATCAGCCGCCTGTTACGCCTCTGACTATTTGGTTATGGCTGCTGCCAGTATTGTTCATCGTGACCGGAATGATATTTGTGTTTAATAAGCGCAGCAAGCAACCTACAGAATTTGATCAAGATAAATTAGACCAAGCTGATTCCCTATTGGAGAAAGATAAGTGA
- a CDS encoding DsbE family thiol:disulfide interchange protein, producing MRKLTIFLIPLVLFVLTSVFLYKGLYSDPRQLDSNLVNQPLPPFALPDLMQPDKTHTPEIFKGQVTLMNVWGVWCVTCAVELPYLTQLKDQGVRIVGLYYDQDTDPDFGLKSIPTIQQEVRAKLAKLGNPYAFNIFDVKRDYSLDLGVTGAPETYVIDKQGVVRMHHIGDINPRVWQNKIGPLYNELSAQ from the coding sequence ATGAGAAAACTGACTATCTTTTTGATCCCATTAGTTTTGTTTGTACTGACCTCGGTATTTTTGTACAAAGGCTTGTACAGTGACCCACGTCAACTGGATTCGAATCTAGTTAATCAACCCCTGCCACCTTTTGCGCTGCCAGATTTGATGCAACCGGATAAAACCCATACTCCAGAGATATTCAAAGGGCAGGTGACTTTGATGAACGTCTGGGGCGTGTGGTGTGTCACCTGTGCAGTAGAGCTGCCCTATTTAACCCAGTTGAAAGACCAAGGGGTGAGGATTGTCGGCTTATACTACGACCAAGACACTGATCCAGATTTTGGCTTGAAAAGTATTCCTACAATTCAACAGGAAGTACGGGCCAAGCTAGCAAAATTAGGTAACCCATACGCCTTTAATATATTCGATGTTAAACGGGATTATTCGTTGGATTTAGGCGTCACTGGAGCACCTGAAACCTATGTGATTGATAAGCAAGGTGTGGTCAGGATGCATCATATTGGTGATATCAATCCACGGGTATGGCAGAACAAAATTGGTCCCTTATACAATGAGTTAAGCGCCCAATGA
- a CDS encoding heme lyase CcmF/NrfE family subunit encodes MFAELGHFSLVMALFMSLLLAVYPMWGAQRNHQQIMALAKPLAIGMFVFTAFAYIALTNAFYHDDFSIAYVAHHSNSLLPWYYKITAVWGGHEGSFLLWVLIFSVWTVAVALLSNGIPQEMVARVLSILGLVAVGFYLFILIASNPFESLLPFYPVDGRDLNPLLQDFGMIIHPPMLYMGYVGFSVAFAFAIAALISGQLDSTWARWSRPWTIAAWCFLTVGIALGSWWAYYELGWGGWWFWDPVENASFMPWLIGTALIHSLAVTEKRKIFKSWTVLLAISAFSLSLLGTFLVRSGVLVSVHSFASDPTRGLFILGLLAVVVGGSLTLYALRAPQLKSVGRFEWFSREVMLMGNNLLLTAATIVVLLGTLLPLVHKELGMGSISIGAPFFNQMFVYLIVPFVLLLAMGPLSRWKKQAPQALQKQLLLAFGLSISAALLIQFSYDQMSYMATLGLVLSVWIFISTIQEILQRTQNRVSDSSSRLGRLRSLTPSHWGMVLGHVGFAVTLMGITLVSNYEQERDLRMHAGDVVELGGYTFQFSAVRDLQGPNYTGHVGIFDVYTDSSLTDKITHLEPEKRFYPVQRTGMTEAGIDSGITRDLFVALGEQLNDGAWAVRIYIKPFVNWIWAGAFLMGFGGLLSISDKRYRMAKKSKASQQQRAVSDVAALRSAARVEGKA; translated from the coding sequence ATGTTTGCTGAATTAGGTCATTTTTCGTTAGTCATGGCATTGTTTATGTCATTATTACTCGCAGTCTATCCCATGTGGGGCGCACAACGTAATCATCAGCAGATCATGGCGCTGGCTAAACCCTTAGCCATAGGTATGTTTGTGTTCACGGCATTTGCCTATATTGCCTTGACCAATGCTTTTTATCACGATGATTTCAGCATTGCCTATGTTGCCCATCACTCTAACAGTTTACTGCCTTGGTATTACAAAATTACCGCAGTGTGGGGCGGACATGAAGGCTCATTTTTATTGTGGGTTCTTATATTTTCGGTTTGGACAGTGGCGGTTGCTCTTTTGAGTAATGGCATCCCTCAAGAGATGGTCGCCAGAGTGCTGTCTATATTGGGCTTGGTGGCCGTGGGCTTCTACTTATTTATTCTGATTGCATCTAATCCATTTGAGAGTTTGTTGCCGTTTTATCCCGTTGATGGAAGAGACCTCAATCCGTTACTGCAAGATTTTGGCATGATCATTCATCCACCTATGCTGTATATGGGCTATGTGGGCTTTTCAGTGGCTTTTGCCTTTGCCATTGCTGCACTTATCTCTGGTCAGTTAGATTCCACTTGGGCCCGCTGGTCGCGGCCTTGGACTATCGCTGCTTGGTGCTTCCTAACAGTAGGTATTGCTTTGGGGTCATGGTGGGCTTATTACGAACTTGGCTGGGGCGGCTGGTGGTTCTGGGATCCGGTTGAAAACGCATCGTTTATGCCTTGGCTAATTGGCACTGCCTTGATCCATAGTCTAGCGGTGACCGAAAAACGCAAAATATTCAAGTCTTGGACGGTTTTGCTGGCTATATCGGCTTTCTCATTAAGTCTGCTTGGTACCTTTTTAGTTCGCTCAGGGGTGTTGGTATCGGTGCATTCATTTGCCAGTGATCCTACCCGAGGTTTATTTATTCTCGGCTTATTGGCTGTGGTAGTTGGTGGTTCGCTTACGCTATATGCGCTGCGTGCTCCTCAGTTGAAAAGCGTAGGCCGATTTGAATGGTTCTCACGAGAAGTGATGTTAATGGGCAATAATTTGCTGTTAACCGCCGCCACTATTGTGGTGTTGTTGGGCACCTTATTGCCCCTTGTGCATAAAGAACTGGGCATGGGTTCCATCTCAATAGGTGCGCCATTTTTTAACCAGATGTTTGTCTATTTGATTGTGCCTTTTGTGCTGTTGTTAGCCATGGGACCACTTTCCCGCTGGAAAAAGCAAGCGCCACAAGCATTACAAAAGCAATTATTGCTAGCCTTTGGGCTGAGTATCAGTGCCGCGCTTTTGATTCAGTTCAGTTACGACCAAATGTCTTACATGGCAACCTTAGGTTTAGTGCTTAGTGTCTGGATATTTATCTCAACCATACAAGAAATATTACAACGTACACAAAATCGGGTGTCTGACTCCAGCAGTCGACTGGGCAGATTGCGCAGTCTAACCCCCAGTCATTGGGGGATGGTGCTGGGTCATGTGGGCTTCGCCGTGACCTTGATGGGAATTACCTTAGTTAGTAATTACGAGCAGGAGCGAGACTTACGCATGCATGCTGGTGATGTCGTTGAGCTTGGCGGATACACATTTCAGTTTAGTGCTGTGCGTGATCTTCAAGGCCCCAATTATACTGGTCATGTTGGTATTTTCGATGTGTATACGGATAGTTCATTGACGGACAAGATTACCCATCTTGAACCTGAAAAGCGCTTCTATCCTGTGCAGCGCACCGGTATGACCGAAGCGGGAATAGACTCTGGGATCACCCGTGATCTATTTGTGGCACTGGGCGAACAGCTTAATGACGGTGCTTGGGCCGTCAGGATCTATATTAAACCCTTCGTTAATTGGATTTGGGCAGGGGCATTTTTGATGGGCTTCGGTGGCTTATTATCGATTTCGGATAAGCGCTACAGAATGGCCAAAAAATCTAAAGCAAGCCAACAACAGCGCGCGGTATCTGATGTTGCAGCTTTGCGCAGTGCTGCTAGGGTGGAAGGAAAAGCATGA
- the ccmE gene encoding cytochrome c maturation protein CcmE: MNPRRQKRLMGVSAIVILIAAAVWMMLNALSDNIDHFYTPSEIVDGKQGVKPQVGQRLRIGGMVVPGSVKRDQQSLAVSFDLVDTGPLVTVSYSGILPDLFREGQGIVATGKLTESNKIVADEVLAKHDEEYMPPELAEKLKGIKHVKPENLGTGQ, translated from the coding sequence GTGAATCCAAGACGTCAAAAACGATTAATGGGCGTGAGCGCCATAGTTATCCTGATCGCTGCCGCCGTGTGGATGATGCTAAATGCACTGAGTGACAATATCGATCACTTCTATACCCCGTCAGAAATCGTTGATGGTAAACAAGGTGTCAAACCTCAGGTAGGCCAACGTTTACGTATTGGTGGGATGGTCGTGCCAGGCAGTGTCAAACGTGATCAACAAAGCTTGGCGGTAAGCTTTGACTTGGTTGATACAGGTCCATTGGTAACGGTAAGTTATTCGGGTATCTTGCCAGATCTATTTCGTGAAGGGCAGGGTATCGTTGCTACAGGTAAATTAACCGAATCAAATAAAATTGTCGCTGATGAGGTGCTGGCCAAACACGATGAAGAATACATGCCGCCTGAGCTAGCCGAAAAACTCAAAGGCATTAAACATGTCAAACCCGAAAACTTAGGCACTGGCCAATAG
- the ccmD gene encoding heme exporter protein CcmD — MNIQFESWQAFWHMGGYGFFVWLSFGVTLASILLLVAESYWAKKQLVKAVTAQLARKKRIQQSKQQPTDVAAQVEQSVTAQQRKEL; from the coding sequence ATGAATATACAGTTTGAAAGTTGGCAAGCCTTTTGGCACATGGGCGGCTACGGTTTTTTTGTGTGGTTGTCCTTCGGTGTCACCTTAGCGTCTATTTTGCTACTGGTGGCAGAAAGTTATTGGGCTAAAAAGCAATTGGTTAAAGCCGTCACCGCGCAGCTAGCCCGTAAGAAACGTATTCAACAAAGTAAACAACAGCCAACCGATGTCGCCGCACAGGTTGAGCAAAGCGTAACAGCCCAACAGAGGAAAGAGTTGTGA
- a CDS encoding heme ABC transporter permease, producing MWKWLHPYAKSESAYQLCKTLLPWFAISSTLTLIIGTLWGLLFAPPDYQQGDSFRIIYIHVPTAILSMSAYAAMAVAALIGLVWQIRTAYMAMIAIAPVGAVITFIALFTGAAWGKPMWGTWWVWDARLTSELVLLFLYLGVISLYNSFDDKIQGGKAAGVMALVGVINLPIIHYSVEWWNTLHQGASISKFDKPSIANDMLWPLLINLLGMALLIGAISIKRLQNELLRREIHRPWAVKTLIKEGRS from the coding sequence ATGTGGAAGTGGTTACATCCTTACGCTAAATCAGAATCAGCTTATCAGTTGTGTAAAACCCTATTACCCTGGTTTGCCATCAGCTCAACCCTGACCCTAATTATCGGTACGTTGTGGGGCTTGTTGTTTGCTCCGCCAGACTACCAGCAGGGGGATTCCTTTCGAATTATTTATATTCACGTTCCTACTGCAATCTTATCTATGAGTGCTTATGCGGCCATGGCCGTTGCCGCCTTGATTGGGTTGGTCTGGCAAATCCGCACCGCGTATATGGCGATGATCGCTATAGCGCCTGTAGGTGCCGTGATCACCTTTATTGCGCTATTTACTGGTGCTGCTTGGGGCAAACCCATGTGGGGCACATGGTGGGTGTGGGATGCACGTTTGACCTCCGAATTGGTCCTGTTGTTCCTTTATCTCGGGGTGATATCCCTTTACAACTCCTTCGATGACAAAATTCAAGGGGGTAAAGCTGCGGGGGTGATGGCATTAGTTGGAGTGATTAATCTGCCCATTATTCATTATTCTGTGGAGTGGTGGAATACCCTGCATCAAGGGGCCAGTATCAGTAAGTTCGATAAACCATCCATTGCCAATGATATGTTGTGGCCGCTGTTAATTAATCTACTTGGCATGGCATTACTCATAGGTGCCATCTCAATTAAACGACTACAAAACGAGTTATTACGCCGTGAAATCCATCGTCCTTGGGCAGTCAAAACCTTGATCAAAGAGGGACGCTCATGA
- the ccmB gene encoding heme exporter protein CcmB, with product MSTALLAVFKRDLALAFRQRAELMQPMMFFVLVISLFPLGVGPGPDILQKIGPGVIWVAAILSSLLGMERLFRDDFQDGSLEQLMLSGVSMPLVALAKVAVHWLTSIFPLISLSPLLALFLNLTVEMYWALLSTLLIGTPLLSLVGAVAVGLTVGIQKGGVLLALLLLPVFVPLLIFATAAVDAASFQLPYSAHLGFIGAMLLLAFALAPSAIAYALRVSQS from the coding sequence ATGAGTACTGCATTGCTGGCAGTATTCAAACGAGACCTTGCTTTGGCCTTTCGCCAGCGAGCAGAGTTGATGCAGCCTATGATGTTTTTTGTACTGGTGATAAGTCTATTCCCTCTGGGCGTGGGACCAGGGCCAGACATTTTGCAAAAGATAGGTCCAGGGGTAATTTGGGTGGCGGCTATATTGTCATCACTGTTAGGTATGGAGCGCTTATTTCGAGATGATTTCCAAGATGGCAGTTTAGAGCAATTAATGCTCAGTGGCGTGTCCATGCCGCTAGTGGCTTTAGCCAAAGTGGCTGTGCACTGGCTAACCAGTATTTTTCCGTTGATATCGCTCTCACCTTTACTTGCACTTTTCCTAAATTTAACAGTCGAAATGTATTGGGCCTTGTTGAGTACACTGTTAATTGGCACTCCTTTGTTAAGTTTGGTGGGCGCAGTTGCCGTAGGGTTAACTGTTGGAATACAAAAAGGCGGAGTACTCTTGGCATTGTTGTTATTGCCGGTGTTTGTGCCCTTACTAATTTTTGCTACCGCGGCAGTTGACGCCGCTTCATTTCAGTTACCTTATTCTGCCCATTTAGGTTTCATCGGGGCGATGTTATTATTAGCCTTTGCGTTGGCACCCAGTGCTATCGCATATGCATTACGAGTGAGTCAAAGTTAA
- the ccmA gene encoding cytochrome c biogenesis heme-transporting ATPase CcmA encodes MALLSGQNLSCVKQDRTLFENITFSVHPAELLYIRGQNGSGKTSLLRILVGLSDPASGAVLFNGQSIIEVADAYHQGLVYFGHKLGLNLSLNGIENLQFWCQLNNVVVDDNQLFALMAALGLVGLEDLPVRQLSAGQQRRVALARLWLKTDAKIWILDEPFTALDVQGIELLKSKMVQHLSQGGGVIITSHQQLDIPYQTSELMLEYRL; translated from the coding sequence TTGGCATTACTAAGCGGACAGAACTTGTCTTGTGTGAAACAAGACCGGACGCTGTTTGAGAACATTACTTTCTCAGTTCATCCAGCTGAATTGCTCTATATCCGCGGCCAAAATGGCTCGGGTAAAACGAGTCTGCTACGAATACTGGTTGGGTTGTCTGATCCTGCTAGCGGCGCTGTATTATTTAATGGCCAATCAATTATTGAAGTTGCCGACGCCTATCATCAAGGACTCGTGTACTTCGGGCATAAACTAGGTCTGAATTTGAGTTTAAATGGGATAGAAAACCTGCAATTTTGGTGTCAGTTGAATAATGTGGTAGTTGATGACAACCAATTATTTGCGTTAATGGCGGCGCTAGGCTTGGTTGGTTTGGAAGATCTACCCGTGCGTCAGCTTTCTGCTGGTCAACAACGCAGGGTGGCATTAGCTCGGCTATGGCTTAAAACGGATGCGAAAATTTGGATCCTAGATGAACCTTTTACCGCATTAGATGTACAAGGTATTGAGTTGTTAAAAAGCAAAATGGTGCAGCATTTGAGTCAAGGCGGTGGGGTTATTATTACCTCGCACCAACAGTTGGATATTCCTTATCAAACATCTGAATTGATGCTGGAGTACAGATTATGA
- a CDS encoding EscU/YscU/HrcU family type III secretion system export apparatus switch protein, with protein MNKSKTKSAVGIKYQDGSKESPKVIAKGFGELAEEIIAVAKQNGVLVHEDPYLSDFLAKLDLGQEIPEQLYHVIAELIAFSYVLQGKFPESWAKTHNKLATKA; from the coding sequence ATGAATAAGAGCAAAACCAAGAGCGCCGTTGGTATCAAATATCAAGATGGCAGCAAAGAATCCCCTAAAGTCATTGCCAAAGGCTTTGGCGAATTAGCAGAAGAGATCATTGCAGTTGCCAAACAAAATGGCGTGCTTGTCCATGAAGATCCCTACTTGAGTGATTTTTTGGCTAAACTCGATTTAGGACAAGAAATCCCCGAGCAGCTCTATCATGTAATTGCAGAGCTGATTGCGTTTTCATATGTGCTACAAGGTAAATTTCCAGAGAGTTGGGCCAAAACTCACAACAAGCTAGCGACCAAAGCCTAG